Proteins from one Salinispora arenicola genomic window:
- the argC gene encoding N-acetyl-gamma-glutamyl-phosphate reductase codes for MGIRVAVVGASGYAGGELLRLVAGHPEFELVTATAHRQAGHRLHTVHPQLIGLDLVLAETDPAALADADLVFLALPHGESAALAAQLPPKTRVVDLGADHRLADPYAWANYYGGTHAGQWTYGLSELPGQRERVAAATRVANPGCYATAIILALAPLIAAGAAQPADVVVVAASGVSGAGRAAKAHLLAGEVMGDLSPYRVGAHQHVPEIKQATGATSLSFTPVLAPMPRGILATVTAVPARGVDPQAVLAEAYADAPFVHVLPEGRWPHTAATLGSNSCHLQATVDVDAGRLIVVSGLDNLGRGAAGQAVQNANIMVGLPETTGLSAWGVTP; via the coding sequence ATGGGGATCCGAGTTGCGGTCGTGGGGGCGAGCGGCTACGCCGGGGGTGAGCTGCTGCGCCTGGTCGCCGGGCACCCAGAGTTCGAACTGGTCACCGCCACCGCGCACCGCCAGGCCGGGCATCGGCTGCACACCGTGCACCCGCAGCTGATCGGGCTGGATCTGGTCCTGGCCGAGACCGACCCGGCTGCCCTGGCCGATGCCGACCTGGTCTTTCTGGCGCTGCCGCACGGCGAGTCCGCCGCGTTGGCCGCACAGTTGCCGCCAAAGACGCGGGTGGTCGACCTCGGTGCCGATCACCGGCTGGCCGACCCGTACGCCTGGGCCAACTACTACGGCGGTACCCATGCCGGGCAGTGGACCTATGGCCTGTCCGAGCTGCCCGGCCAGCGTGAGCGGGTCGCCGCCGCCACCCGCGTGGCCAACCCCGGCTGCTACGCCACCGCCATCATCCTGGCGCTCGCCCCGTTGATCGCCGCCGGCGCGGCCCAGCCGGCCGACGTGGTGGTGGTCGCCGCCTCCGGTGTCTCAGGCGCCGGTCGCGCCGCCAAGGCGCACCTGCTCGCCGGCGAGGTCATGGGCGACCTGTCCCCGTACCGGGTCGGCGCGCACCAGCACGTCCCGGAGATCAAGCAGGCGACCGGGGCGACCAGCCTGTCGTTCACCCCGGTGCTGGCGCCGATGCCACGGGGGATCCTCGCCACCGTCACCGCCGTGCCCGCGCGGGGAGTCGATCCGCAGGCGGTGCTCGCCGAGGCGTACGCGGACGCGCCGTTCGTGCACGTGCTGCCGGAGGGGCGGTGGCCACACACGGCAGCGACCCTCGGCTCCAACTCCTGCCACCTGCAGGCCACCGTCGACGTCGACGCCGGTCGGCTGATCGTGGTCAGTGGCCTGGACAACCTCGGCCGGGGCGCGGCCGGTCAGGCCGTGCAGAACGCCAACATCATGGTCGGCCTGCCGGAGACCACCGGCCTTTCCGCGTGGGGAGTCACCCCATGA
- the pheT gene encoding phenylalanine--tRNA ligase subunit beta has translation MRVSVSWLHEYVDLPAHLTPADLEQALVGLGIEVESVVDLAGTVTGPLVVGEVREIEELTGFKKPIRFCRVDVGDANGTGELQEIVCGARNFAVGDRVVVILPGGVLPGDFVIGARRTYGRDSRGMICSAKELGLGDDHTGIIVLPGSSPAKPGDDARPVVGLDDVVVEVELTPDRGYQMSVRGIARELSHAFGVPFRDPGLASAPAGTEQPAYPVEVRDPVGCDRFAARMVRGVDPAAPSPAWMVRRLITAGIRSLSLPVDITNYVMLELGQPMHAFDADRITGALVVRRAVAGEKLTTLDGVARTLVGEDMVICDAGLPNRSPSAGADVGVPISLAAVMGGESSEVVAGTCNVLFEAAHWDPVMVGRTARRHRLFSAAAKRWERGVDPALPLVAIDRAVRLLVEHGGGEAGAEILDIDHVAPRTPVVLPADLPSRRVGVAYPPARVAALLEEIGCTVVTGADQLAADPGEVGVAAGGAVSLVVTPPTWRPDLTDPADLVEEVVRLDGYDRVPAVLPVAPAGRGLTWQQRRQRAVARVLADQGYVEVLSPPFVAAELTDLLGLPAGDVRRRGVRLANPLSEEEPLLRTTLLGPLLGVLRRNLGRGQRDLALYEIGTVFHPRADVGTPPLMGVEHRPSDAEFAAADAVLPDQPRHVAVVLAGEVEPAGWWGAGRRAGWADAVEAARIVLAAAGIPDDRVTVRAAEYAPWHPGRCGQLLVDGVAVGYAGELHPAVVAGLELPRRTAAMEVNLDAVPAAPVRPAPAVSSFPPALIDVALVVDAGVPVAQVQGALVEGAGDLLESVRLFDVYAGEQLGAGRRSLAYKLTFRAPDRTLTVEEAVAARDAAVACAAERFGATLRGA, from the coding sequence ATGCGAGTTTCTGTCAGTTGGCTGCACGAGTACGTCGACCTGCCGGCGCACCTGACCCCGGCCGACCTCGAGCAGGCCCTGGTCGGCCTCGGTATCGAGGTGGAGTCCGTCGTGGACCTGGCCGGGACGGTCACCGGGCCGTTGGTGGTTGGCGAGGTACGGGAGATCGAGGAACTGACCGGTTTCAAGAAGCCGATTCGGTTCTGCCGGGTGGACGTGGGGGACGCCAACGGCACCGGCGAGTTGCAGGAGATCGTCTGCGGGGCACGCAACTTCGCGGTCGGTGATCGGGTGGTGGTGATCCTTCCCGGCGGAGTGCTGCCCGGGGACTTCGTCATCGGGGCCCGCCGAACGTACGGGCGTGACTCCAGGGGCATGATCTGCTCGGCGAAGGAACTGGGCCTGGGCGACGACCACACCGGCATCATCGTGCTGCCCGGGTCCAGCCCGGCCAAGCCGGGTGACGACGCCCGCCCCGTGGTTGGCCTCGACGACGTGGTGGTCGAGGTCGAGCTGACCCCGGATCGGGGCTACCAGATGTCGGTACGGGGGATCGCCCGGGAACTGTCCCACGCGTTCGGTGTGCCGTTCCGTGATCCGGGGCTCGCGTCCGCGCCGGCGGGGACCGAACAGCCCGCGTACCCCGTGGAGGTGCGGGATCCGGTCGGTTGCGATCGGTTCGCCGCACGGATGGTCCGCGGTGTCGACCCGGCCGCGCCGTCGCCCGCCTGGATGGTGCGACGGCTCATCACGGCCGGCATCCGCAGCCTCTCGCTGCCGGTTGACATCACCAACTACGTGATGCTCGAGCTGGGCCAGCCGATGCATGCCTTCGACGCCGACCGGATCACCGGCGCACTGGTGGTCCGCCGGGCTGTTGCGGGGGAGAAGCTGACCACGCTTGACGGCGTGGCGCGCACGCTCGTCGGCGAGGACATGGTGATCTGCGACGCCGGGCTGCCGAACCGGAGTCCGTCCGCGGGCGCGGACGTCGGCGTCCCGATCTCGCTCGCCGCCGTGATGGGCGGGGAGAGTAGCGAGGTGGTCGCCGGCACCTGCAATGTTCTGTTCGAGGCTGCCCACTGGGATCCGGTGATGGTCGGGCGTACGGCCCGCCGGCACCGGCTGTTCAGCGCAGCAGCCAAGCGGTGGGAGCGCGGCGTCGATCCGGCCCTGCCGTTGGTGGCCATCGACCGGGCGGTCCGGCTGCTGGTGGAGCACGGCGGTGGCGAGGCCGGCGCGGAGATTCTCGACATCGACCACGTGGCGCCACGTACCCCGGTGGTCCTGCCGGCCGATCTGCCGTCTCGACGGGTCGGGGTGGCCTACCCACCGGCCCGGGTGGCCGCCCTGCTCGAGGAGATCGGCTGCACGGTCGTCACCGGCGCCGATCAGCTTGCTGCGGACCCGGGTGAGGTGGGCGTCGCCGCCGGCGGCGCGGTCTCACTCGTCGTCACCCCGCCGACCTGGCGGCCCGACCTGACCGACCCGGCCGACCTGGTCGAGGAGGTGGTCCGCCTCGACGGGTACGACCGGGTGCCGGCAGTGCTGCCGGTGGCGCCCGCCGGCCGCGGCCTGACCTGGCAGCAGCGGCGCCAGCGGGCGGTGGCCAGGGTCCTCGCCGACCAGGGGTACGTCGAGGTGCTCTCTCCGCCGTTCGTGGCTGCCGAGCTGACCGACCTGCTGGGCCTGCCGGCCGGCGACGTCCGGCGGCGGGGGGTGCGGCTGGCCAACCCGCTGTCGGAGGAGGAGCCGTTGTTACGAACGACGTTGCTCGGCCCGTTACTCGGGGTGCTCCGGCGGAATCTGGGCCGGGGGCAGCGGGACCTCGCGCTGTACGAGATCGGCACGGTTTTTCACCCGCGGGCCGATGTCGGCACTCCGCCGCTGATGGGGGTGGAGCACCGTCCGTCGGATGCGGAGTTCGCCGCCGCTGACGCGGTGCTGCCGGACCAGCCCCGGCACGTCGCCGTGGTGCTCGCCGGTGAGGTCGAGCCTGCCGGCTGGTGGGGCGCGGGACGTCGGGCGGGCTGGGCGGACGCGGTCGAGGCGGCCCGAATCGTGCTCGCCGCCGCCGGGATCCCGGACGACCGGGTGACCGTGCGGGCCGCGGAGTACGCCCCCTGGCACCCCGGGCGCTGCGGGCAGCTGCTGGTGGATGGCGTGGCTGTCGGGTATGCGGGGGAGCTGCACCCGGCCGTGGTCGCCGGGCTGGAGCTGCCACGCCGTACCGCCGCCATGGAGGTGAACCTGGACGCGGTTCCGGCAGCGCCGGTGCGGCCGGCCCCGGCCGTCTCGTCCTTCCCGCCTGCCCTGATCGACGTCGCGCTGGTGGTCGACGCCGGCGTGCCGGTGGCCCAGGTGCAGGGGGCGCTGGTGGAAGGCGCGGGGGACCTGTTGGAGTCGGTCCGGCTGTTCGACGTGTACGCCGGCGAGCAGCTCGGTGCGGGCCGGCGGTCGTTGGCGTACAAGCTGACCTTCCGCGCGCCGGATCGGACGCTGACCGTGGAGGAAGCGGTCGCGGCGCGGGACGCGGCGGTCGCCTGTGCCGCCGAGCGCTTCGGCGCCACGCTGCGCGGTGCGTGA
- the pheS gene encoding phenylalanine--tRNA ligase subunit alpha — protein sequence MTYRNDPYDPKQVALLDPAALAEAVATAETAFAAATNPDALTALRPAHLGDRAPASLARREIGALPPAAKADAGKRVNEARRAIETAYAARAEVLEREQAERMLVEERVDVTLPYDRRPSGARHPVSTLMEQITDFFVGMGYEVAEGPEVELEWTNFDALNIPPDHPARGLMDTFHVAPESSGLVLRTHTSPVQARTMLTRTPPIYVICPGRVYRTDELDATHAPVFHQVEGLVVDRGITMAHLRGTLDHFARAMFGPEARTRFRPHYFPFTEPSAEFDVWFPEHRKGARWVEWGGCGMVNPRVLRACGIDPEIYSGFAFGMGIDRTVMFRHGVGDMRDLVEGDVRFTRAFGYGA from the coding sequence ATGACCTACCGCAACGACCCGTACGACCCGAAGCAGGTCGCCCTGCTTGACCCGGCCGCGCTGGCCGAGGCTGTCGCCACCGCCGAGACGGCGTTCGCCGCCGCCACCAACCCGGATGCGCTGACCGCGCTGCGCCCGGCCCACCTCGGGGACCGGGCTCCGGCCTCGCTGGCCCGACGGGAGATCGGTGCGCTGCCACCGGCCGCCAAGGCCGACGCCGGCAAGCGGGTCAACGAGGCCCGCCGGGCGATCGAGACCGCCTACGCCGCGCGCGCCGAGGTGCTGGAGCGGGAGCAGGCCGAGCGGATGCTGGTGGAGGAGCGGGTCGATGTGACCCTGCCGTACGACCGGCGTCCGTCCGGGGCCCGGCACCCGGTCAGCACGCTGATGGAGCAGATCACCGACTTCTTCGTCGGAATGGGCTACGAGGTGGCCGAGGGGCCCGAGGTCGAACTGGAGTGGACCAATTTCGACGCCCTCAACATCCCGCCGGACCATCCGGCGCGCGGGTTGATGGACACCTTCCATGTCGCGCCGGAATCCTCCGGCCTGGTGCTACGGACCCACACGTCGCCGGTGCAGGCGCGGACGATGTTGACCCGCACACCACCGATCTACGTGATCTGCCCGGGCCGGGTCTACCGGACCGACGAGTTGGACGCCACCCACGCGCCGGTCTTCCACCAGGTCGAGGGCCTGGTGGTCGACCGCGGCATCACGATGGCACACCTGCGCGGCACCCTGGACCATTTCGCCCGGGCGATGTTCGGGCCGGAGGCGCGGACCCGCTTCCGGCCGCACTACTTCCCGTTCACCGAGCCGTCGGCGGAGTTCGACGTGTGGTTCCCGGAGCACCGCAAGGGCGCGCGGTGGGTCGAGTGGGGTGGCTGCGGCATGGTGAACCCGCGGGTGCTGCGGGCCTGCGGCATCGACCCGGAGATCTACTCCGGATTCGCTTTCGGTATGGGCATCGACCGCACGGTCATGTTCCGGCACGGCGTCGGTGACATGCGGGACCTGGTTGAGGGCGATGTCCGGTTCACCCGGGCGTTCGGGTACGGCGCGTAG
- a CDS encoding TrmH family RNA methyltransferase, translating into MQSRPHGRRLDAASGPLTARTPRVVAARRLHRRRDREAAGRFLAEGPQAVREALARPHTVLELFGTTAALDRHLDLVARATTADVPVSTVTDDALAGLAETVAPQGLVAVCQHLDLPLATVLARTPQLVTVLAGIRDPGNAGTVLRTADAAGAQVVVFAGAAVDPYNGKVVRASAGSLFHVDVVRASDPPQVITDLRAAGLAVLATTGYGADDLDDLADAGRLAAPTAWIFGSEAHGLPDELTAAADARVRVPLHGRAESLNLAAAAAVCLYASARAQRRPSSGRAIETAGESVRP; encoded by the coding sequence ATGCAGTCACGACCGCACGGGAGGCGTCTCGACGCCGCTTCCGGGCCGCTCACCGCACGCACCCCGCGGGTCGTGGCGGCCCGCCGGCTGCATCGCCGCCGTGACCGCGAGGCCGCCGGCCGGTTCCTGGCCGAGGGGCCGCAGGCGGTCCGGGAGGCTCTGGCCCGGCCCCACACGGTCCTGGAACTGTTCGGCACTACGGCCGCCCTGGACCGGCACCTGGACCTGGTCGCTCGGGCCACCACCGCCGACGTACCCGTCTCCACGGTCACCGACGACGCACTCGCCGGGCTCGCCGAAACCGTCGCTCCACAGGGCCTGGTCGCCGTCTGTCAACACCTCGACCTGCCGCTGGCCACTGTGCTCGCCCGCACGCCGCAGCTGGTCACGGTCCTCGCCGGCATCCGCGATCCGGGTAATGCCGGCACGGTTCTGCGCACCGCCGACGCGGCCGGCGCCCAGGTGGTGGTCTTCGCCGGTGCGGCCGTCGACCCCTACAACGGCAAGGTGGTGCGGGCATCGGCGGGCAGCCTGTTCCACGTCGACGTGGTGCGCGCGTCGGATCCACCCCAGGTGATCACCGACCTGCGGGCCGCCGGGCTCGCCGTACTGGCCACCACCGGATACGGCGCGGACGACCTGGACGACCTGGCCGATGCCGGACGGCTGGCCGCCCCCACCGCCTGGATCTTCGGCTCGGAGGCGCACGGCCTGCCGGACGAGTTGACCGCGGCCGCCGACGCCCGGGTCCGGGTGCCGCTGCACGGGCGGGCGGAGAGTCTGAATCTGGCTGCCGCGGCTGCGGTGTGCCTGTACGCTTCAGCGAGAGCGCAGCGCCGGCCGTCGTCCGGTCGCGCGATCGAGACAGCAGGGGAGAGCGTCCGCCCGTGA
- the rplT gene encoding 50S ribosomal protein L20 codes for MARVKRAVNAQKKRRTLLATASGYRGQRSRLYRKAKEQVLHSMQYSYRDRRDRKGDFRQLWIQRINAGARANGLTYNRLIQGLKLAGVEVDRKILADLAVNDAAAFAAIVELARAAVAEQGTGGAASQAA; via the coding sequence ATGGCACGCGTCAAGCGGGCTGTGAACGCCCAGAAGAAGCGCCGTACCCTACTGGCGACCGCGAGTGGCTATCGTGGTCAGCGCTCCCGGCTGTACCGCAAGGCCAAGGAGCAGGTGCTGCACTCGATGCAGTACTCCTACCGGGACCGTCGTGACCGCAAGGGCGACTTCCGGCAGCTGTGGATCCAGCGGATCAACGCGGGTGCCCGCGCCAACGGGCTTACCTACAACCGCCTGATCCAGGGCCTCAAGCTGGCCGGCGTCGAGGTCGACCGGAAGATCCTGGCCGACCTGGCCGTCAACGACGCCGCCGCCTTCGCGGCGATCGTCGAACTGGCCCGCGCGGCCGTCGCGGAGCAGGGCACCGGCGGCGCCGCGTCCCAGGCCGCCTGA
- the rpmI gene encoding 50S ribosomal protein L35, which yields MPKMKSHTGMGKRVRVTGKGKIVKQQAGLRHNLEKKPSTRTRRLTGLVEVAKPDVKRIKKLLGR from the coding sequence ATGCCGAAGATGAAAAGCCACACCGGGATGGGCAAGCGCGTCCGGGTGACCGGCAAGGGCAAGATCGTGAAGCAGCAGGCCGGCCTGCGTCACAACCTGGAGAAGAAGCCCTCCACCCGGACCCGTCGGCTGACCGGCCTGGTCGAGGTGGCCAAGCCGGATGTCAAGCGCATCAAGAAGCTGCTCGGCCGCTGA
- the infC gene encoding translation initiation factor IF-3: MNEQIRAREVRLVGPEGEQVGIVPLERALQLAADVDLDLVEVAPMARPPVCKLMDFGKFKYESALKAREARRNQQQTVIKEMKLRPKIDPHDYETKKGHVVRFLKAGDKVKVTIMFRGREQSRPELGYRLLRRLESEISELGYVEAAPKQDGRNMIMVLAPHRATKAAATAARGGALPRGERESGAAAAAPPAEAAGPAGTAGE, from the coding sequence GTGAACGAGCAGATCCGGGCACGTGAGGTCCGACTGGTCGGTCCCGAGGGTGAGCAGGTGGGCATCGTCCCGCTGGAGCGCGCCCTTCAGCTGGCCGCGGACGTCGACCTGGACCTGGTCGAGGTTGCGCCGATGGCGCGCCCGCCGGTGTGCAAGCTCATGGACTTCGGCAAGTTCAAGTACGAGAGCGCACTGAAGGCGCGCGAAGCGCGGCGTAACCAGCAGCAGACCGTCATCAAGGAAATGAAGCTTCGGCCGAAGATCGACCCGCACGACTACGAGACCAAGAAGGGTCACGTGGTGCGGTTCCTCAAGGCCGGCGACAAGGTCAAGGTGACGATCATGTTCCGGGGCCGTGAGCAGAGCCGCCCGGAGCTGGGCTACCGGCTCCTGCGCCGGCTCGAGTCCGAGATCTCGGAGCTGGGGTACGTCGAGGCCGCGCCGAAGCAGGACGGTCGTAACATGATCATGGTGCTCGCGCCGCACCGCGCCACCAAGGCTGCTGCCACGGCAGCCCGCGGCGGCGCGCTTCCGCGAGGCGAGCGGGAATCTGGTGCCGCTGCGGCAGCACCGCCGGCCGAGGCGGCCGGACCCGCCGGGACCGCCGGCGAGTAA
- a CDS encoding PH domain-containing protein: MVSKPEAVRIRPRRARLVCWASAIALVLLFTVLATSLHGATGSGYGTFQRGDQLAMVGLGVLGALAFLLFARPKVEADAQRVRVQNVIGSYQLPWEVVRGVRFDRGAPWASLELHDDDLVPMLALQAADKELAVDGVRELRRLHQAHLAQGVAGR, from the coding sequence GTGGTGAGCAAGCCCGAAGCCGTCCGTATTCGACCCCGGCGAGCCCGGTTGGTCTGCTGGGCGTCGGCGATCGCGTTGGTGCTGTTGTTCACGGTGCTGGCGACGTCGCTGCACGGGGCGACCGGCAGTGGTTACGGCACGTTCCAGCGAGGCGACCAGTTGGCGATGGTCGGCCTCGGTGTGCTCGGCGCACTCGCGTTCCTGCTCTTCGCCCGGCCGAAGGTGGAGGCCGACGCGCAGCGCGTACGGGTGCAGAACGTGATCGGTTCCTACCAGCTGCCCTGGGAGGTCGTCCGTGGCGTCCGGTTCGACCGGGGTGCGCCGTGGGCCAGCCTTGAGCTGCACGATGATGACCTGGTGCCGATGCTGGCCCTCCAGGCTGCCGACAAGGAGCTGGCCGTCGACGGGGTCCGCGAGCTACGCCGGCTACACCAGGCCCACCTGGCCCAGGGCGTTGCTGGCCGCTGA
- the hisG gene encoding ATP phosphoribosyltransferase — translation MLRVAVPNKGTLAEKAAQMLREAGYRQRTDPKELVCRDESNNIEFFYLRPKDIATYVGSGDLDVGITGRDLLIDSGAPATEVVDLAFGQATFRFAARPEDVDSVQELGGRRVATAYPGLVERHLTELGIKADVIRLDGAVENAIRLGLADVVADVVETGATLRQAGLVVFGEPLLRSSAVLVRCSAAPAHPQCEQLLRRLHGVLVARRYVMLAYDVPAALMAQASSLTPGIESPTVSPLHREGWVAVQAMVLRDDVHQIMDELYQLGARAILVTSIQACRL, via the coding sequence ATGCTGCGAGTCGCCGTTCCCAACAAGGGCACCCTGGCCGAGAAGGCCGCCCAGATGCTGCGCGAGGCGGGCTACCGCCAGCGGACCGACCCGAAGGAACTGGTCTGCCGCGACGAGTCGAACAACATCGAGTTCTTCTATCTGCGTCCGAAGGACATCGCCACCTACGTTGGCTCCGGCGACCTGGACGTGGGCATCACCGGCCGGGATCTACTGATCGACTCTGGCGCGCCCGCCACGGAGGTGGTCGATCTGGCCTTCGGTCAGGCCACCTTCCGGTTCGCCGCCCGACCGGAGGACGTCGATTCGGTGCAGGAGCTGGGCGGGCGCCGAGTCGCCACCGCCTACCCCGGCCTCGTCGAACGGCACCTCACCGAGCTGGGCATCAAGGCCGACGTCATTCGACTGGACGGCGCGGTGGAGAACGCCATCCGGCTGGGCCTTGCCGATGTGGTCGCCGACGTGGTGGAGACCGGCGCCACCCTGAGACAGGCCGGCCTGGTGGTGTTCGGTGAGCCGCTACTGCGCTCCTCCGCGGTCCTGGTCCGGTGCTCGGCCGCGCCAGCGCACCCGCAGTGCGAGCAGCTGCTGCGCCGCCTGCACGGCGTGCTCGTCGCCCGGCGATACGTGATGCTTGCGTACGATGTCCCGGCCGCCCTGATGGCCCAGGCCAGTTCACTGACTCCGGGCATCGAGTCGCCAACCGTGTCCCCGCTGCACCGGGAGGGCTGGGTGGCGGTGCAGGCGATGGTGCTCCGCGACGACGTGCACCAGATCATGGATGAGCTGTACCAGCTCGGAGCCCGCGCGATCCTGGTCACGAGCATCCAGGCATGCCGGCTGTGA
- a CDS encoding phosphoribosyl-ATP diphosphatase, with product MKTFEELFVELQAKAAAGTPGSGTVAALDKGVHFIGKKVVEEAAESWMAAEHEGPERAAEEISQLLYQVQVLMLATGLDLKDVYRHL from the coding sequence GTGAAGACGTTCGAGGAGTTGTTTGTCGAGCTGCAGGCCAAGGCCGCCGCTGGCACCCCCGGCTCCGGCACGGTCGCAGCCCTCGACAAGGGGGTGCACTTCATCGGCAAGAAGGTCGTCGAGGAGGCGGCCGAGTCCTGGATGGCGGCCGAGCACGAGGGGCCTGAGCGGGCCGCCGAGGAGATCTCCCAGCTGCTCTACCAGGTGCAGGTGTTGATGCTCGCCACCGGTCTCGACCTCAAGGACGTCTACCGACATCTGTGA